CAGGCACGTATGTAACTGATGATGAAGTCTATTGGTCTGTCTCTGTTAATCCTGCCCACCCCGAACCAGGGGGACTTCAAGTTACTGCAAAAAGGACGTCCACTGTGGTCCCTCACACCGCGGACACCTGTTCGTCCTCTgtggagagaagacagagacgGTCAGAGGTTACACACCACAGATACGTCTTCCTTCATAAAGTTCAATAAGTAGTGAGCAGTTTACTCGAGCGAAAGTTCAAACAGTGAAGTTTTCTTTCAGGTCAAACACATGAATCTCGTGTAATTTGCTGTCAGACGTTTTCCCGAAGCGAGCGCTCACTCTTCAGATTGATTTCCTGCCTCCTCTTCACGTCGGCGCGCGATGAAAATCAACTTGGAGCGACTTGAAACTTGACAGAGACAAAAGACGCTTTGTCGATTTCATTCTGTCTTTTATAGACAAATGATTTATGAAGAGTTTTGACGAGTCCCCGCTGGTTTTACTcaatcagatttattttattactctGACGTCCACCGCTCTGTCACTGGCCCGTCAGCGTCCCCATGTTCACTGGATTATTGACTAAAACAGATCATTCAGATAAACCTACAGGTTTTGTTTTACGGCtgaacatttctgtttaaaatgtataaatcccCTGATGTggtttcttgtcttttcttcgGTTCATTAAAAACTCACAGCTGTGAACacaaggaggaggagccagTGAGGGACGAGggtcggaggaggaggagccagacTCACTCATCGGTGGATCAATAACAATCTGCTGATATTCAAACTTTTATctgacagaataaacaatgcttCAAGAAATTTGAATTTAAGTTCTACATATTTGTTTGTATAAAGTTTATGGTTCAACTGTAAAATATAGATTTTGGGTTTGAGAACGACATCTTGggataaattataaatatatttgagtATCATCATCAGCTTCAGTCAGAAGTAGAAGCTCGATAgcaacatttaatttcaataaatattcGTTAACTTTCTCACAGAATCAAAGTTCGGTTCTTAAATTAAAATCTTCACTGTGATGGTTTAACTGTTTTGAGTCGTATTTGATTATCGTCTTATAAACGTTTCATCTCTATGAACCACTGTTGATGAAAGAAGATGAGAAATAACCTCGAGATCATCAGGAGTCTGTCACGGTTAGAACTGTTGGGTCGACACGTCTGGACACGAGAAACTACAATATCACAGAACTGAGCCGGTGCAGGCGGGTCAGGTGCGTGTGGGTGCAGGAGAATGGAGGTGCACGTTCTCAGGCATTGAGTTAGACTGCGTGAGGTGAGAGGACCCTGTCGGCCCCGTGCCCGCTGATGGATGCTGCTCGGCACAGTGAGTGAGAGGTGAGAGGAAAGAGTGCGTGGGGTCTGATCCACCCAGGATGACTCATGCATGATGACAGTTAAAGGGGAGGGTCCCAGTGAACAAATGGTTCTGACATTCAACCGGCAGGAGATTGAGATTTGAAATGGGACTGGTCCTACTGGTGCGGTGCGAGCTGGTGTGAGGGAATGGTCAGTCTCAGTCCAAGTGTGTGTTCCTGTTCACATGCAGGTTCATTGGAatggagaggggggtgggggggggaggggaggggcaACCTGATAAATTAGTTTTTACCTGCCTCGGGGGGAGGGGCCCTGCCTGTTAACCCCcgtacacacactctcatgGTCTGGGAGTCTCGGGTGTGTGTTGTGCCACTCGCTTTGGCTTCCTCAGAGCGACTAGTTTGGGAGACAAGgactcaccctcctcttcctcatcggGCTCTTGGTCCTCGGCTGGCGAGCAGGTGCGGTGGAGGCCGCCTGACCGCTGTTTTGCCCCCTGTTGGGCCTGGTGGGAGTCGGGGGACTGGGTGACCATGCGCGAGCGCTGCAGAGCCGTGGTGTAGTCGGGTGGCCGGCGGCCCGAGTGGATCGCTGTTGTCGTGGGGACAGACGGAGCCGGATGCTGTCCCTCCGCGAGGTCGGTGATGGTCAGGGCCGTGTAGCCAGGGGGGGTAGGGGGAGGCTCACGGTATCGGCCTTCTTTTCGTGCTGAGTGGACACAAAAGAGAAGACGATGAAGGCAggtttaaaacacaacacactgaagGTAGGGACCTGGAAACTCTGGGTCACAGGACACTCGAGGGTTTAACTTTTATCTGTCctcctgcaccccccccccccagaatgAGCGACTAAAGCAACTGGGCTGCTGCATGCAATCACTCACAAATGAGGCCTTTACCCCCAGCGGTGATGGGTGATGGAGACGGCCGGCCGAGCTGCTTGGCCTCCTCTGACCCGGTGGATGTGATGCTACTTGTTTCTGGGTCAGCATTGAcgtccttccctcctctcctcttgatGGTGCCGGTGTCCCCCTCAGAGTCCTCTCCCCAGTACGCGGCGGAGGATGACGAGGAGCTGGCGGACGCCCAGCTCCCCCTGGCCTGCGCCGCCCACAGTGCTGCAGGTCCTCCCAAAAAGGCCTCTGGTCCGCCGGGGGGGAGCCCTACGATGCCACCTCCGCCTCCACCGAAGGCCAGAGTCTCCCAGCTACGTCCCTGCTGCATTGTTTGGATGTTGTCGTGGGAACCAGAGGAGCACGAAGTCCAGGAGCCGCGGCCGCTGTCTGCAGCGTCGAGTGAAACGCGGTCGCCCTGATCCTGAGTTAGCTCCTCTGAGCTGGGCGAGGAGAGCACCGTGGGGCAGCCGGCGTAAATCCCCCGACAGTCCTGCATCGATGAATATGACCTgtgagaggaaaagacaagaaaCGTTAGACTTCACGTTAATTcacctgagagagaaacagatatTTTCAAATTGAGTTCTAAGTGTCTCTACCCAAGGCTGTACTGGTCGGGTTCAGTGGTGGCTCTTCGTTCCAGCCGTGCTCCCACGATGTGAGACTCCCCGACTCCTCCGGAGTGACggagcctcctctcctcctgggCCATGTCGAAGGAGGAGTTACTGACGAGGCTGGAGCGAGACGAGATCTCACTGTGACCAGAGTCTGAGTAGGCGTCGCCCATCCTGTTGTAacctgaaacaaagaaaagaagaaatcttttaaacttaaaactaaatgtgaaaaatattccACCCAAGTCTCGAGGTCATATTTCAACaacctcttctttttcttctgtttatcCTTCTGAGTCTGAATTTACGAGGGAACGTCTAAAGGAAGAAgctttaaatgtaaagatgtGAAGTTAACAGGAGTCGGAGGAAGCACCGACTGACCCGGATCAGATACAACGAGGTGACATAACTTCTAAGCAGCTGCtaacatacataaatatataataatgtattttatatcaACAAAGTCTCACTGATTCGATGACTTTATTGTTAGAATGAATTCATTTGGTTTTAAGATTTCAACCACTCTGAAACTTAATTCATCAAGGCGACCACCAGGTGGCACTGGTTGCACATcatggaagagagagggagtttgAGGAGTggtgtgagagagggggggagggaggggtagTAGGATTATTGGCTTACTTACCCTTCTTGGGCGAGCTCtggggggaggtgggaggggaggagagctGGGAGGAGGCGTTGGACACTGTGTCCTCTGGTTGCCTCCGGTGTCTGTCGCTCGCCTCCTCCGACAGTGACAGGATCTTCTTCAGAGATTGCGGAGAGCTGGTGCCTGCGGACATGAGCGAGAAGATGAGCAGAATTAGCATGCGGAACGATGCCATTTCCCCCCCGAGGCTGTCGGGATGCTAAACTGCTTTGTCTGGGATTTGTTTTCTCTATAAGCTTGTCGCCAGGCAGCCTCTAGGAGGCAGCACTGCCGTAAAGACCGAGGCTAAGAAAGGGCTGCCTCTGCTGTCGTCTGAAATAACAGGttgtggaggagaaagaaagaaaggggaagatgGAAGGTTTAATTTATACAGGATTATTGAACCAAGGCTCTGTCTTTGCTGCGTTGTTCTGGTTTGACCTTGTGATTCAGGGAGCGGACTCCAGACTCTTGAATGAGAACATCAGCGTCCTGTCATCATCTACTCAGGCTGCGTGCACCTGACGCTGGTTCGTGGACTCCGTGTGTCTGACTTTGTCCGTTTTTAACGTCCTCATCATCAACTACAAGCAGAGTTTTCACAAACTGATCAAACCACGGTTCAGTTTTCCGCCTCTTTTGTTCTGACTACATTTTGGTCCCTTGTTTTTTGGATCGTGAGGCTCAGACTGAAGATCTGGAGCAAACACTGCAGATGTGAAAGTGACCGAAATGAGAAAACTTCTGTGCTCTCATGAAATAACTTGTCAAATACCATGAAATGTAATATTAGTGTACCTGAAGTACTGGTTGTACCCATTAAATCTTGATCTTACCGAAAGGTGGTAGATCTTTGACTGGCACTTTCTTTCGGGATGGGTAAAGTGCCACGGCAGGGACCTGGAGAGCCTGATTTCCTTTGGCCAACTGCCCCCTCTGTTGACTGGCAGCTCTGGACACGACCGGGGAGGTGTCTGGCCGTTTCCCACCGGCATTTTTGGGCACTGAGAGcggtgagagagaaaaggatTTATTAGAGGACAGGAAGTTGGTGTGCAGTTTATGAGAGTGATGGACATTTGGTTCTGCTGCGTGGATGAAAACTGTGAGCAGCTAACAGCGAGTAAAGCTGGCATCAACCCTGTGAAACTGTCCTGGTGGTTTAGCCATTTTTATTCGCTGCCAATGAGTCTGTAAGTAAGTCTGAGTGTCTCGTTACTACAGCGGTTacaccctgtctgtctctgggcTGTGAGTCCTGGGAACATGTGTGTCCCCCAAGTGGGATATTTATGTCCTCGTGTGCAAAACTCACGCGTACTGATGGAGGGTTCACACTGCAGCGAGAGCGTCTGCAGACTCTCCTCGTTCACCTCCAGGCTGAGGTTGGACAAGTACTGTTTGACCTTCCTGGCCATCTGGGCGTCCTCGTAAAGCTTTTTGGCGTTCAGGAAGGAGCTGCGACGCACCCGCTTCTTGTGCCCGCCCGTCTGAGTGACGTCCAGCACCGCCGCATTGGCACTGCCCTGGCTTAGAGAGCTGGTTGTACGTGAGGGCCACACAGacgcatatacacacacacacagagagggaacgTGGATTTATAGACAGGAAGagacacacaagaacacagaaGAGCGCAGAGGATTAGATATTGCTTTCAGATTGTGAATGAACCTACAGGTGAGTATGATGTAGATATGCTACTGGGCTGCACGTAGGACATGgcattttaaaaaaggacatgcagagggggggggggctttaggAGCTCCTCTCAACACCGAAACATTCCAGACATTCCAGGCAGCGTGGGGAcggaggggtgaggagggaggtgtGTTTAAAGCCAAACAGGGGGAGTAGAAAGGGGGGAGTTCTACAAGTGTAACACGGTCATAGTTTACATTTCTGTGGCTTGAGTCAGAGCTGGCTGTAGTAGTAGTAAAAGTCTTTTTTGGCTCATGACTCAGGTCAAAcggaacaaagacaaaaggcTTCAGTGTTCGTCAGTGACGCGTCAAGTTTACGCTCCTCAGCGGAAAGATATTTATcaaggtttgttttcatctggtGTTTTCAAAGTGGATTATTTATCATGACACACAGTTTCTGCACGGGAAGAAAACTTTCTCATAATCATGACCTCATTCATGTCATTACGTCCTCATTATCTCATAATTACAAGATACACATCTTATAAATTACAAGACAATTTTCTCATAATTACAAGAGGCTACATGATAATTATGGGAAcgtttccatttctttttagGTGAAGTTTCCCATCATATGCAGTGATTTCCCATTTGACCACAAGAATGTAAAGCACGACAAAAACACTTGATGTCCAGAATCTCTGGCTGTTCGGAGGTTTGACACACAGATAAAACCTCGACATTCTGAAAATACAGCTGCATGCATATTGTTAGGTAAAACAACATATATCAAAAGGTCACATTTGCTATGCAGGGCTACACAGATGCCTGTATCAGTAATATTCTATATTATATTCTAATGTGGGACAATTTCTGTGGTTTGTCAAATGCAAAATAGTCTAGTGCACAATAATGTTAGCAAAAgtgacctttttttaaattcatgccCTTTGGTTATGCTCAGGCAGTGTTAGCGGGAGGATTAAACTCAAACTGATTAGtggaaacaaagaagaaaaaagcagcTCGCAAACTGGTAGAATAAAGGGGCCGTGGTGCAGGGGAGACCAGACTTACCCTAAACTTCTCCATTTCTTCTTCCTAGAGGGCGGGTGCCATGAACAGAGAAGCATGGGGGGCAAAGGGTGGATGAgtcgagagagaaagagagagggagacaaagctTAGGACAGGAAAGACCACCAAGATCACCAAAGAGAAGCAATTTCACCCACATGAAAGTCAGCGGAGAGGGAATCAAATGGTAACACTCCACCAGGAAGAGACATCATTAGACAAAGACACACTTTCACGGGAGCACTGTGCACATCTTATGCCAACAatgtgtatgggggggggggattggtTGCCAGAGGAAACAGTTGCCAGAGGGAACAGCTGCTTGGAAGAAAAGCGTGATGCAGAAATCTTAACTGAATCTATGTGAACCGGCTAACCCCAACAGAGCCTGGTTAGTCAGAGGTGTGCTGACTGCTtctacgggggggggggggcgactcATTATAACAATCTGAAATCCTTTGGTATTTCAAAGTTGTCTTCACCTCGTCCGAAACATGAGGGCCGGGTCCATGTTGACGGACGCCATGCGACCAACATGGCGGATTTCTTTGGCGATCATCCTCAGCTTCTCGAAGTTCACCAGGCCGTCCACTTTAGAGTCGTTACCTGAGATGAAGAGAAGAGGGATTACACACCTGACAGAACTGATCAGGAGCTCACAGCAACAATAATGAGGCCAATGCTGCGCTTCAGGAGGCAGAAATTGAAATAATTCAAGTGTCAGAACTTATTTCGCTGGTCGTTCAGAAAGCCTGAgacttttattgtatttattttaacactgaAGCGATGAACCAACAAAGTGAACTCCACAATCTGATATTCAGGATTGTGATGGATGAACTACCTTCATGTAAGAAGGTGAGGTCCTTCTTGATGACGGGGAACAAGGGGATGATTGGCGGCTGGAGGTTTTGATTGTTGAGGACATTCCTGTACTTGGCCATGTTCCTGGAAGGATCAAAAAGGTCCTGCAGGTCCCCGAATAGCTTCTCATACTTGCTCGGTAGCTTCTCCCACGTTCCCCTCAGTCTGGAGACCGGAGCCAGGTTCAGACCACTGTGGAGAGAAGCACAGTTTCCATGAACTGACGTACGTGTCGATAAATATGATCATCAAAAGTCGATTAAACCAAAACAGAACTTGCTCGCAGATTAAATCCGTTACTCCCTCTCACCTGATGATGGCAAACATGGAGTTGAAGTTCTTGCACTCGCGGCAGTGCAGGGCGATCTTGATGAAGTGCTTGACGGTCTTCATGCGTTTGAGCTGGTTGGGCTCCCGCGTCACCTCCGTGGCCACCCAGAAGGTCTCGTGATTGATGGCCTCCTCGAAGCGCTTCAGGCTGAACGAGCCCGTCTTGGAGCGCAGCTTGAACAGGTCGTCGATGTACTCAGTGGGCTCGATGGCACAGAACAGTTCAAAAGCCCGCATCGAGAGCTGAGTGGCCACCTCCACCGTGCTGAGCTGCAACAGAGAGATCTGGCCTTCTCTAAGGAGGTCCTGGGCGTCCTCGTCTGAACATAACGTCTCCGTCTCCATGTTGCTCTTCAGGTAATATCTAACGGAGGAGGAAAACCATCAAGTTAACAACGGAGAGTTCACTGTTTCAAAAACAGATGGACATAAATCAAGAAAACAGCTTTTCCATGTTTCAGTTCACCTTGAGGTCCTGGGAAATACAATAACCagttctgacattttatagactaaATGATTAATCGGGGTTAATCAATAATGGCAATTACTGTTAACTGCagcacttatttatttttatttgaccaaTACTGAGGGAGGAGGGTCTCTGGAGGCTCGAAGCGAAACACCCTGCTTCATGtaggaaagagaaggaaaatcAAACCAAAGTCGTCGTTACCTGCCGCTGAGCTGGATCCTGTCGGCCAGTTTAGAAAGCTGGTCTGGTAATCGCCTCTGCTTGATGACGCCCTCTGGCGTGACGGACACCTCACACAGCGAATAAGCCTCCGCTGCTGCAGTCAGGGCAAACTCCCTGATAGCCTGGGCCACCACCTCCTTCGCCGTCGTGTCCTTCCCGATCATGATGTACCGAGACTGCTGGTCGGCCTTGAAGACTCGTAACACCTGGTCAGACATATCTGTGGACGACACACGATGGCAATGAGGATAAACGCTAATCGGAGGGAAAAGAAGACCCGTCACTTTTGTTTTGCCAAAGCCATTCATCCCAGCATTTTGATTGTGATGTCAACTGCAAACCACATTTCCCATCATTCATTAGTTTGATTGGAAACACACTCCAACAAATCATGTGGTCCCAAGTCTCCACGATTAAAATCACCTCCTGCGTGCCCACAGAAAGCTGACAGATCAGTCTGTGCAGTGCTGTTAGCGTGACGCAACATACACGCAGATTTATTGAGTTTCTGTTACATCTGCAAACTAAAGTACAGCAAATATATTAATGCCGTTTAGTttgagagaggctgagagcgTTGACAAGGACTTGGCTGTAAGAGAAGCAGGATCACGGGGAGAGAAGAAGATACTCACTTAGTATAAGTGGAGCTGGAGGGACATAAACAACATGTGACGGACAGGAGTTAATAGAGATACAGTGAAAAGTAAAGAGGTTATAGTTAATGTGCTGCAGGGCTGAACGATGTGACTGCACATAAATACTGTGGGATGAAATACGTCAGCTTGACACACAAAGTTTTTTATATAAGTACAGACAATCAACTGTTTAACTGACTGGTTCGTTTCAAGAAAAGTACTGTGATAAAATattaccatatatatatattaatttgatATTCCTGCCTAGTAATATCTGAAAAGCACCTTGAAACAGTACtttatatgttatattatatattcttaatgttttctgtgtttcgCGCTccacaataataaaatataaatatagaagtGATTTCTGCTGTCAGTTGGAAACACACCTGGCTGGTTGTTGAAGTCGAGGATGCGGTGGTGCGACTGCAGCAGGTCGGGGTTTGACGACGACAGGTTTCCGCTGACGGGCAGAGCCGGTGGGATCTGTTTGGACTGTTTCATCCCCACGATGCTGTCGTCCTGCGATTGGCCCACGCAAACGTCACTATggaaacaagacagagagggaggggaggcagCAGTTCTGTCAGCAACAGGCAGAGGGCGATGTTTGTGTTGGTAAGGATCGAGGTGTGGACACTGGCTGCACAGAAAATATTCTTTTCACACCTAACGCTGGTTGACTGGTGTTATGACAGGAGCACATGTGGGTCAGTGAACAGAAACATCCATTTAAGATCTGTGCTCTGTGGTAGTTCAGTAGAAAAACAGACCGGAGGACTTAGAGATAGAAAAACTCAGCCTTGCTATAGATAATGAAATCAGTACCTCCTACAAATTTTAAATATACAACAATCATCTAGTATATTCTTTTATTTGTACGTCTGCTTCAAAATAGATGAATCAAGGTGGCGATCAGCAAAGCCACACAAAAAGTATGTCTCATTACTTGTATGGTTTAGGAGGCAGGATGCTGGTGAGCGTCTTGTCAAAGATCTTCTTCAGCTTGTTGCGTCCTCCCACCGAGTTGCTCTTCGCCTTCTTGCTGACCTTCTCCAGGCCCATCACCTGCTCCACGTCCACCGCCAGGTCGGGGATGGAGTAGCGGCTGGCCTTCTTGATGTCTCCGATCTTCGGCAGGTGTGGCGCCCCGTTCTTTCTGTCGTGTTCCTCCTCGCCGTCCAAGTCGTGGTCGTGTTCAGGCCTCGTTAGAAGATCTTTGAACACTGGGGAGGTCAGAGGGAAAAAACAGGTGAAGGGATGAGACGTATTGTTGGTGTTACTGCAGCTAACGACGACTCATGTTAACGaaagattattttaaatgtaattacttACCTAAGAGGTTTGTTTTCACAGTTATGGACAAGTGTGTGTTGTTCTTCAGAATCTCGTTGGCTTTGCTGAGCTGGACATTCTCAAAGTTCTGCCCATTGACCTCTAAgatctgcagagagaagagaccCATCAGATACAAGCTGCCCATCGCACATCACATCTTCTGAATGATGTTCAGAGAAACAGCCGAGTTAGACGATGGCGTCTGAACatggttatttttcattttcaggttgttttatttgaatcaatgtcttaaattaatatatattaatatttattgttaaattaaatgtgagtatgaagccataatgttgtgttgcagatattttttcttctttccttccttgtTAAAAGAGGAACCAGAGTGTGGATACTGCTTCGGTACAAAATGTTCTAATAATATTCAGGTTTAGTCACATGATCATTGATTTATTAACCTGTCTGTCATTGGGGAAAACATCGGGCTCAGGTCCGGCTCCGttcataaaaaactaaatatgtgtcCGGTTCAGGTCAGGCTTGTTAGTTGTGCATGTGTATCATGTTAAACTGGCGGATAAGAAAATCTCAGTGACTCCTCCGTCAGGCTGCATCGGAATAGTGCTCAACCTTAAACTGAAGGAAATGACCTGCGAACTTTATTCTTCAGTCAACAAAGGCAGGTAATGAATTGTGAGTTTAGACCAGCACATGGTTCTGACATTAACGAGGTCCACGCCACCTTCAGATTGTCTCGTCTCTGTCTTTACAGCCTCACCTCTGTATAGGGGCCGgatatttgcatttaaaaagcaATCTGACAGCCAGGCTTCACCGCTTCCTCTTTAGTGGAAGAGGAAGTCACCTTTGACTGTAAGTTAAGTACCGGCTATCCTCCGCTGCTCTTCTGCAAGTAGAGACGgactaaatatttgttttgggatGAGGAGCGATTAGCGAGATGCTGAGGTTCACTACGGAGACTAATGCTCGAGATGTGAGATTAACACTCTCTTTAAAACTGGAGCTCTGAAATGTTCTGAGTTAACGACGACAGTAACAGAGCGGGTCTGAGAGAGTGAATGCTTCCAAGGATGTCAGCTTCTCTGCTTCCTTTTGGGGAAACAGCTGCAGGGGATGTTTGTGGAGTCAAGAGGGCTTAACTCGCATCCAGACACTCTCAAGATGGTTTCGAGGATTAAGAGACTTTGCTTAAAGCCATGAGGAGAGTGTGAAAACGGTTGAGAGTTTAAGTTGCGAGCAGAAAGCCAACACGAGGTGCCCGCTGCTCCTGGCGAGTTCAACTTCAGAGTTTAGAGCAAAATGTAAAACAGGTTTCACAACAAAAATGAACTTGGATGGCAGTGCATTGAATTTGAATGCTGGTATGTGTGACAGGAGTGTTTCCTCCCCACAGTTTTAGCTGActggaagaaaaatgtttttgagacAGCTGCACACAAAACGCTTAAATACAAGAGGAAATCCAATCCAAATCCCAGAACTGTATATGTGGACTGATTAAGATGGAGACGTGTAGAAATGCAGGATGGTAACAGCGTCCTTAAATTACATGCAAGTGGTTAAAGTGAAGATTTCTTACCTGATCTCCACGCTTCAGGCCGACTTCCGCAGCTTTGCTCCCAGACTCCAC
This window of the Paralichthys olivaceus isolate ysfri-2021 chromosome 9, ASM2471397v2, whole genome shotgun sequence genome carries:
- the rapgef2b gene encoding rap guanine nucleotide exchange factor 2 isoform X11, with product MASYVDNSFRQAVMMNPAERTQQDLEIVYSYLHGMEALSNLREHQLRIMCETVRYERHEANEVLYYPDDIGSCWYILLSGSVFIKESMFLPRSSFGKRSAGSLRRGCECIVLEPSEMIVVDYMDENEEYFQRQASHRQSRRRFRKINQKGERQTIIDTVDPYPTGKPPIARGYHTECNKPQATENEPGDMDLSGLPETAVDSEEEDDEEDIERASDPLMSRDIVRDCLEKDPMDRTDDDIEQLLEFMHQLPAFANMTMSVRRELCAVMVFAVVERAGTIVLNDGEELDSWSVILNGSVEVTYPDSRTEILCMGNSFGVSPTMEKEYMKGVMKTKVDDCQFVCIAQQDYCCILNQVEKNMQKVEEEGEIVMVKEHRELDRTGTRKGHIVIKGTPERLTMHLVEEHSVVDPTYIEDFLLTYRTFLSSPMVVGKKLLEWFHDPSLRDKVTRVVLLWVNNHFNDFEGDPAMTHFLEEFESNLEKEKMCGHLRLLNIACAAKAKPRLVTLTKPSRDSPLAFSLLGGQEKGFRIFIDAVESGSKAAEVGLKRGDQILEVNGQNFENVQLSKANEILKNNTHLSITVKTNLLVFKDLLTRPEHDHDLDGEEEHDRKNGAPHLPKIGDIKKASRYSIPDLAVDVEQVMGLEKVSKKAKSNSVGGRNKLKKIFDKTLTSILPPKPYNDVCVGQSQDDSIVGMKQSKQIPPALPVSGNLSSSNPDLLQSHHRILDFNNQPAPLILNMSDQVLRVFKADQQSRYIMIGKDTTAKEVVAQAIREFALTAAAEAYSLCEVSVTPEGVIKQRRLPDQLSKLADRIQLSGRYYLKSNMETETLCSDEDAQDLLREGQISLLQLSTVEVATQLSMRAFELFCAIEPTEYIDDLFKLRSKTGSFSLKRFEEAINHETFWVATEVTREPNQLKRMKTVKHFIKIALHCRECKNFNSMFAIISGLNLAPVSRLRGTWEKLPSKYEKLFGDLQDLFDPSRNMAKYRNVLNNQNLQPPIIPLFPVIKKDLTFLHEGNDSKVDGLVNFEKLRMIAKEIRHVGRMASVNMDPALMFRTRKKKWRSLGSLSQGSANAAVLDVTQTGGHKKRVRRSSFLNAKKLYEDAQMARKVKQYLSNLSLEVNEESLQTLSLQCEPSISTLPKNAGGKRPDTSPVVSRAASQQRGQLAKGNQALQVPAVALYPSRKKVPVKDLPPFGTSSPQSLKKILSLSEEASDRHRRQPEDTVSNASSQLSSPPTSPQSSPKKGYNRMGDAYSDSGHSEISSRSSLVSNSSFDMAQEERRLRHSGGVGESHIVGARLERRATTEPDQYSLGSYSSMQDCRGIYAGCPTVLSSPSSEELTQDQGDRVSLDAADSGRGSWTSCSSGSHDNIQTMQQGRSWETLAFGGGGGGIVGLPPGGPEAFLGGPAALWAAQARGSWASASSSSSSAAYWGEDSEGDTGTIKRRGGKDVNADPETSSITSTGSEEAKQLGRPSPSPITAGGKGLISRKEGRYREPPPTPPGYTALTITDLAEGQHPAPSVPTTTAIHSGRRPPDYTTALQRSRMVTQSPDSHQAQQGAKQRSGGLHRTCSPAEDQEPDEEEEGESLSPKLVALRKPKRVAQHTPETPRP
- the rapgef2b gene encoding rap guanine nucleotide exchange factor 2 isoform X7; this encodes MASYVDNSFRQAVMMNPAERTQQDLEIVYSYLHGMEALSNLREHQLRIMCETVRYERHEANEVLYYPDDIGSCWYILLSGSVFIKESMFLPRSSFGKRSAGSLRRGCECIVLEPSEMIVVDYMDENEEYFQRQASHRQSRRRFRKINQKGERQTIIDTVDPYPTGKPPIARGYHTECNKPQLPADFSRLHLADGLHPQVTHVSSSHSGCSITSDSGSSSLSDIYQATENEPGDMDLSGLPETAVDSEEEDDEEDIERASDPLMSRDIVRDCLEKDPMDRTDDDIEQLLEFMHQLPAFANMTMSVRRELCAVMVFAVVERAGTIVLNDGEELDSWSVILNGSVEVTYPDSRTEILCMGNSFGVSPTMEKEYMKGVMKTKVDDCQFVCIAQQDYCCILNQVEKNMQKVEEEGEIVMVKEHRELDRTGTRKGHIVIKGTPERLTMHLVEEHSVVDPTYIEDFLLTYRTFLSSPMVVGKKLLEWFHDPSLRDKVTRVVLLWVNNHFNDFEGDPAMTHFLEEFESNLEKEKMCGHLRLLNIACAAKAKPRLVTLTKPSRDSPLAFSLLGGQEKGFRIFIDAVESGSKAAEVGLKRGDQILEVNGQNFENVQLSKANEILKNNTHLSITVKTNLLVFKDLLTRPEHDHDLDGEEEHDRKNGAPHLPKIGDIKKASRYSIPDLAVDVEQVMGLEKVSKKAKSNSVGGRNKLKKIFDKTLTSILPPKPYNDVCVGQSQDDSIVGMKQSKQIPPALPVSGNLSSSNPDLLQSHHRILDFNNQPDMSDQVLRVFKADQQSRYIMIGKDTTAKEVVAQAIREFALTAAAEAYSLCEVSVTPEGVIKQRRLPDQLSKLADRIQLSGRYYLKSNMETETLCSDEDAQDLLREGQISLLQLSTVEVATQLSMRAFELFCAIEPTEYIDDLFKLRSKTGSFSLKRFEEAINHETFWVATEVTREPNQLKRMKTVKHFIKIALHCRECKNFNSMFAIISGLNLAPVSRLRGTWEKLPSKYEKLFGDLQDLFDPSRNMAKYRNVLNNQNLQPPIIPLFPVIKKDLTFLHEGNDSKVDGLVNFEKLRMIAKEIRHVGRMASVNMDPALMFRTSSLSQGSANAAVLDVTQTGGHKKRVRRSSFLNAKKLYEDAQMARKVKQYLSNLSLEVNEESLQTLSLQCEPSISTLPKNAGGKRPDTSPVVSRAASQQRGQLAKGNQALQVPAVALYPSRKKVPVKDLPPFGTSSPQSLKKILSLSEEASDRHRRQPEDTVSNASSQLSSPPTSPQSSPKKGYNRMGDAYSDSGHSEISSRSSLVSNSSFDMAQEERRLRHSGGVGESHIVGARLERRATTEPDQYSLGSYSSMQDCRGIYAGCPTVLSSPSSEELTQDQGDRVSLDAADSGRGSWTSCSSGSHDNIQTMQQGRSWETLAFGGGGGGIVGLPPGGPEAFLGGPAALWAAQARGSWASASSSSSSAAYWGEDSEGDTGTIKRRGGKDVNADPETSSITSTGSEEAKQLGRPSPSPITAGGKGLISRKEGRYREPPPTPPGYTALTITDLAEGQHPAPSVPTTTAIHSGRRPPDYTTALQRSRMVTQSPDSHQAQQGAKQRSGGLHRTCSPAEDQEPDEEEEGESLSPKLVALRKPKRVAQHTPETPRP